From a single Candidatus Chlorobium masyuteum genomic region:
- a CDS encoding HigA family addiction module antitoxin has translation MIRIPTHRSPTHPGEMLLEEFLTPMAISQRQLADAILVPYQRINEIINGRRGVTPSTALRLALFFGNSADFWMNLQQRWDLYHSRKAEDKILKMIKPAVIKPA, from the coding sequence ATGATACGCATACCGACACATAGATCACCTACACATCCCGGAGAGATGCTGCTGGAGGAGTTTTTAACCCCTATGGCAATCAGCCAGCGGCAGTTGGCCGATGCCATTCTTGTTCCCTACCAGCGAATCAATGAAATTATAAACGGCAGGCGCGGAGTAACCCCCTCAACGGCACTGCGTCTGGCACTGTTTTTCGGAAACTCGGCTGATTTCTGGATGAACCTTCAGCAGCGCTGGGACCTGTATCATTCCCGCAAAGCAGAGGATAAAATCCTGAAAATGATCAAACCGGCTGTCATCAAACCGGCATAA
- a CDS encoding type II toxin-antitoxin system RelE/ParE family toxin has protein sequence MILSFKNKATEDIFNGKGTKAALKLCPVSLWRHASRKLDQLDSVAALVELRIPPGNHLEALSGERNGQYSIRINRQYRICFSWSASGPKNIEIVDYH, from the coding sequence ATGATACTGTCATTCAAAAACAAGGCAACAGAAGATATCTTCAACGGAAAGGGCACAAAAGCCGCTCTGAAATTGTGTCCTGTTTCATTATGGCGGCATGCCTCACGGAAACTCGATCAGCTTGATTCTGTTGCTGCTCTGGTAGAGTTGCGTATTCCGCCGGGAAATCATCTGGAAGCATTGTCAGGAGAAAGAAACGGTCAATACAGCATTCGCATAAACCGGCAGTATCGAATTTGTTTTTCGTGGTCAGCTTCCGGTCCTAAAAACATTGAAATAGTTGATTATCATTAA
- the nadS gene encoding NadS family protein encodes MEKSLFDDLVQTLQEAMDISDCKAEASRQFTITLPDVKSVREKTGLSQRDFALMMRVSIRTLQNWERHRHNPTGPAAALLKIVSAAPDVALKSLQS; translated from the coding sequence ATGGAAAAGAGTTTATTTGATGATCTGGTGCAAACTTTGCAGGAGGCCATGGATATTTCTGATTGCAAGGCCGAGGCTTCGCGGCAGTTTACCATAACCTTACCGGATGTAAAATCTGTCCGGGAGAAAACCGGCTTGTCACAACGTGATTTTGCCCTGATGATGCGCGTCAGTATCAGGACACTTCAAAACTGGGAACGGCATCGTCACAATCCAACCGGCCCGGCTGCAGCATTGCTCAAAATTGTATCGGCAGCTCCGGATGTGGCGCTGAAATCATTACAGTCATGA
- a CDS encoding helix-turn-helix domain-containing protein: MSQRDFALMMRVSIRTLQNWERHRQNPTGPAAALLKIVSAAPDVTLKSLQS; encoded by the coding sequence TTGTCACAACGTGATTTTGCCTTGATGATGCGCGTCAGTATCAGGACACTTCAAAACTGGGAACGGCATCGTCAAAATCCAACCGGCCCGGCTGCAGCACTGCTCAAAATCGTATCGGCAGCTCCGGATGTGACGCTGAAATCATTACAGTCATGA